From one Lotus japonicus ecotype B-129 chromosome 3, LjGifu_v1.2 genomic stretch:
- the LOC130747921 gene encoding uncharacterized protein LOC130747921: protein MAFHLACPITCRRICFCSLGFPRSLPDANAFLNDVALLTDFISAGTTANDATATVQVAVPKVVPPPPEALPVAGGDALDESASMKAKRVALQRKGAAAMIAAEEYARRFESGDVLDTPGSVTGEELGQSNVKVFCRMCNRVENEGSERAKKMLSCKSCSKKYHRTCLKSWAQNRDLFHWSSWTCRACRICEACRRTGDPSKFMFCKRCDGAYHCYCLQPPHKNVSAGPYLCPKHTKCHSCGSNVPGNGLSVRWFLGYTCCDACGRLFVKGNYCPVCLKVYRDSESTPMVCCDVCQRWVHCQCDNISDEKYHHFQVDGNLQYTCPTCRGECYQVKGLEDAVQELWRRKNIADKDLITSLRAAAGLPTQEEIFCISPYSDDDDSGPPKIKSESARSFKFSLKNYSSNNSPMKMKDYGKKSSSKKTAKKKDSQSMLTGKIDNSFEGHSDVKSLHSLDDDKYDDIQSLRNEGPDVYSSPATGSLSQTEASCPINQPGILKRKFVDEVMVSDEERKPRVVRIKSNKAHTLNSEEESRKHGDKTQNVKGKKLVINLGARKINVASSPRSDNSSCQRDQDLVTVNGNENISHLRKGDKYALDRPDGTGILVDGKGNRVDSGQSKISKASGREGNFIKLGKVKPGASQFNLTPSRGKMSDGGEIVPLERSLISRGKRCTDGITGQVGKEATSRGERTYLGKQSEGSSDAYDEVDDNNNQTLARSLPKDCKPLLRFKLKKPSMESQNSHQEEEKTTIKGQRSKRKRPSPFKEKISFNGSDDTSQSHQDRVMDEIMDANWILMKLGNDAVGKRVEVHQASDNTWHKGVVTEVVEGTSKLHVTLDEGRVDICDLKKQGVRFVPHKQKRSKT from the exons ATGGCATTTCACCTCGCATGTCCAATTACATG TCGCCGAATCTGCTTCTGTTCGTTAGGGTTTCCGCGCTCTCTTCCCGACGCGAATGCTTTTCTCAACGACGTCGCTTTGCTCACCGACTTCATTTCCGCCGGAACCACCGCCAATGATGCCACCGCCACCGTCCAGGTCGCTGTCCCCAAGGTTGTGCCGCCACCGCCTGAAGCTCTCCCCGTTGCTGGTGGTGACGCGCTTGATGAATCCGCCTCCATGAAGGCCAAGCGCGTCGCGCTCCAGCGTAAGGGCGCCGCCGCTATGATCGCCGCTGAGGAGTACGCTCGCCGCTTTGAGTCCGGCGATGTCCTG GATACGCCGGGGAGTGTTACTGGAGAAGAACTGGGACAATCCAATGTGAAGGTCTTTTGTCGGATGTGCAATCGTGTTGAGAATGAAGGGAGTGAGAGGGCGAAGAAGATGCTGTCTTGTAAGAGCTGTAGTAAGAAATACCATAGGACCTGCTTGAAAAGTTGGGCTCAAAATAGAG ATTTATTTCATTGGAGTTCGTGGACTTGTCGTGCTTGCCGAATTTGCGAG GCATGCAGAAGGACTGGTGATCCCAGTAAGTTCATGTTTTGCAAAAGGTGTGATGGTGCTTACCATTGTTATTGTCTGCAACCTCCTCACAAG AATGTTAGTGCCGGACCCTATTTATGCCCAAAACACACAAAGTGTCACAGTTGCGGATCCAATGTCCCTGGAAATGGACTTAGCGTGAG GTGGTTCCTGGGATACACCTGCTGTGATGCTTGTGGAAGATTATTTGTGAAAGGGAACTACTGTCCTGTTTGTTTGAAG GTTTACAGAGATTCAGAATCAACACCAATGGTTTGCTGCGATGTTTGCCAGCGCTGGGTACATTGCCAGTGTGATAATATTAG TGATGAAAAATATCACCATTTTCAAGTGGATGGGAATCTGCAGTATACATGTCCCACTTGTCGTGGGGAATGTTATCAG GTCAAGGGTCTTGAGGATGCTGTTCAAGAGCTTTGGAGGAGAAAGAACATTGCTGATAAAGATTTGATTACCAGCTTGAGGGCTGCTGCTGGTTTACCAACACAAGAAGAAATATTTTGTATTTCACCatattctgatgatgatgatagtgggCCTCCGAAAATAAAGAGTGAATCTGCGCGTTCCTTTAAGTTCTCTCTAAAGAATTATTCATCCAATAACTCACctatgaagatgaaagattatGGGAAGAAATCTTCAAGCAAAAAGACTGCTAAGAAAAAGGATTCTCAGTCAATGTTGACTGGTAAAATTGACAATAGTTTTGAAGGACATAGTGATGTTAAATCTTTACATAGCTTGGATGATGATAAGTATGATGACATACAATCTCTGAGAAATGAAGGTCCTGATGTTTATTCATCACCTGCTACTGGAAGCCTGAGTCAAACTGAAGCATCTTGCCCTATCAATCAGCCAGGGATTTTGAAACGTAAGTTTGTTGATGAGGTGATGGTCAGTGATGAAGAAAGGAAGCCCAGAGTTGTTCGTATTAAAAGCAATAAGGCACATACTTTGAATAGTGAAGAGGAAAGTAGAAAGCATGGTGATAAGACTCAAAATGTGAAAGGGAAGAAGTTGGTTATAAATTTGGGAGCGCGGAAGATTAATGTGGCTAGTTCTCCACGGTCTGATAATTCAAGCTGCCAAAGAGATCAAGATCTGGTTACTGTTAATG GAAATGAAAATATAAGCCATTTGAGGAAAGGAGACAAGTATGCATTAGATAGACCCGATGGGACAGGAATACTTGTTGATGGCAAAG GTAACAGAGTTGATTCTGGCCAATCAAAAATTTCAAAGGCTTCAGGGAGAGAGGGGAATTTTATTAAGCTGGGAAAAGTTAAGCCTGGTGCTTCTCAATTTAACTTGACCCCTAGTAGAGGCAAAATGTCTGATGGGGGTGAAATTGTTCCTTTAGAGCGTTCTCTCATCTCGAGGGGAAAACGTTGCACTGATGGAATTACTGGTCAAGTTGGAAAAGAGGCTACATCAAGAGGTGAAAGGACGTATTTGGGCAAGCAGTCAGAAGGCAGCTCTGATGCATACGATGAAGTAGATGACAATAACAATCAGACCCTGGCACGTTCTTTACCAAAAGATTGTAAACCTTTACTGAGATTTAAATTAAAGAAACCTAGCATGGAAAGTCAAAATTCTCATCAGGAGGAGGAAAAGACTACAATCAAGGGCCAGAGGTCAAAAAGGAAGAGACCTTCACCTTTTAaggaaaaaatatcatttaatggGTCTGACGATACAAGTCAATCACATCAAGACCGTGTAATGGATGAGATCATGGATGCCAACTGGATATTGATGAAGCTGGGTAATGATGCAGTTGGAAAGAGAGTTGAAGTTCATCAGGCATCTGACAATACTTG GCACAAAGGAGTAGTTACTGAAGTAGTTGAAGGCACTTCAAAGTTGCATGTTACCTTAGATGAAGGTAGGGTGGATATCTGCGATCTCAAAAAGCAGGGGGTTCGTTTTGTTCCTCATAAGCAAAAGAGATCAAAGACATGA